The following are encoded in a window of Brevibacillus sp. DP1.3A genomic DNA:
- a CDS encoding molybdenum cofactor guanylyltransferase, with the protein MQQLRIGAVILAGGKSSRMGSPKQNLPWRDGTFLTELVKEVQEVGLSCFIVANDFSDTQVTQKEQIDERPVTITPDLVPSCGPVSGLVTAFRVSSEDALLVLSCDLPFMDRGQIAKLIEFARERDDWDVIVTQSEGRTHPLCAVYHRRTQANWERALLHGQRKLMWTLEELRVVPLPDEWLDPWAVFNVNTPEEYEQAKLEEKRRKTGHA; encoded by the coding sequence ATGCAGCAGCTGCGTATCGGTGCGGTTATTTTAGCGGGCGGAAAAAGCAGCAGAATGGGCTCGCCAAAGCAAAACTTACCGTGGAGGGACGGAACCTTTTTAACAGAGCTAGTAAAAGAAGTACAGGAGGTTGGCTTGTCTTGTTTCATTGTAGCGAACGATTTTTCGGATACTCAAGTGACACAAAAGGAACAAATTGATGAACGGCCCGTCACAATTACACCTGATCTGGTACCATCCTGCGGTCCTGTCAGTGGACTGGTTACTGCCTTTCGCGTAAGTTCCGAGGATGCTTTGCTGGTGTTGTCCTGTGATCTTCCCTTTATGGATCGTGGGCAAATTGCCAAGCTTATTGAATTTGCGAGGGAGAGGGACGATTGGGATGTGATCGTCACCCAATCAGAGGGACGCACGCATCCGTTATGCGCAGTGTATCATCGGAGAACGCAGGCTAATTGGGAACGGGCGCTGTTACATGGACAGCGAAAACTGATGTGGACATTAGAAGAGTTGCGGGTGGTGCCATTGCCTGATGAATGGTTGGACCCTTGGGCTGTATTTAATGTCAACACGCCTGAAGAGTACGAACAGGCTAAACTAGAAGAAAAACGCAGAAAGACAGGACATGCTTGA
- a CDS encoding helix-turn-helix domain-containing protein, with protein sequence MLSQRLRTARKTKGLTQEELAEHVCTTKGTISNYENNHSTPPNDMLRQLADVLDVTTDWLLGRTDEVTAYILPATEQTNQRSLDELLQEKIDDPDDYYFLDGYLDASEEEKKEIRRYWYDLKKQWKVRKVREERPPSLFDITEDIKKK encoded by the coding sequence ATGCTATCTCAGCGCTTACGCACAGCTCGTAAGACAAAAGGTCTGACCCAGGAAGAGTTGGCAGAGCATGTCTGCACGACCAAGGGGACGATCAGTAACTACGAGAACAACCACAGCACACCACCGAATGACATGCTACGGCAATTGGCTGATGTGCTGGACGTCACAACCGATTGGTTGTTGGGCCGCACAGATGAAGTCACAGCCTATATCCTCCCCGCAACTGAGCAGACAAATCAACGTTCGTTGGACGAGCTCTTGCAGGAAAAGATCGATGACCCAGACGACTACTATTTCCTAGACGGGTATCTGGACGCTTCAGAAGAGGAGAAAAAAGAAATTCGCCGCTACTGGTACGACTTGAAGAAACAGTGGAAAGTCCGTAAAGTACGCGAGGAACGACCTCCGTCTTTGTTTGACATCACGGAAGACATCAAAAAAAAATAA
- a CDS encoding Dps family protein: MENTLYSVLNKQVANWTVLYTKLHNFHWNVKGPHFFTLHAKFEELYNEAAANLDSLAERVLSIGGKPVATLAACLNTASITEAEGNETAEQMVETIARDFSILVDELKLAMETADQADDEATADMLLGIRSGLEKHIWMLKSFLQ; the protein is encoded by the coding sequence ATGGAAAACACACTCTATAGCGTATTAAATAAACAAGTGGCGAACTGGACAGTCCTCTATACGAAACTACACAATTTTCACTGGAATGTAAAAGGACCTCACTTCTTTACGCTCCACGCAAAATTTGAGGAATTGTACAACGAAGCAGCAGCGAATCTTGATTCCCTCGCTGAACGTGTCCTCTCCATCGGCGGAAAGCCTGTAGCGACTTTGGCTGCATGTCTGAACACAGCGAGCATCACCGAAGCAGAAGGAAACGAAACAGCTGAGCAAATGGTAGAAACGATCGCAAGAGACTTCTCCATTCTCGTAGACGAGCTGAAGCTGGCTATGGAAACGGCAGACCAAGCCGACGATGAAGCGACAGCCGATATGCTTTTGGGAATCCGCAGCGGCCTGGAAAAACACATTTGGATGCTCAAGTCCTTCTTGCAATAA
- a CDS encoding dicarboxylate/amino acid:cation symporter, giving the protein MKQLGLLPKILIAIVLGIGIGSISPIWVVKGLATFSGLFGNFLGFAIPLIIIGFIAPGIGELGKGAGRLLGITTGVAYLSTILAGALAYLVSTSIFPHILEVGGLVNQYANPEKALVKPFFTVDMPPIVGVMTALLLAFTLGLGATVIKGNALQNVMVDLRDIVEKLIASVIIPLLPLHILSVFSNLTYGGQVTMILSVFVKVFVMIIGLHLFYLFVQYLVAGQMGRKNPFTLMKNMLPAYFTAIGTQSSAATIPVTLNQTKKNGVSEKIADFVVPLCATIHLSGSTITLVSCSMAVMMLNDMTTSFSVMFPFILMLGVTMIAAPGVPGGAVMAALGLMESMLGFTTTLTSLMIALYIAQDSFGTACNVTGDGAIAVITDRLSEEKAA; this is encoded by the coding sequence ATGAAACAGTTAGGTTTACTACCCAAAATTCTGATCGCCATTGTCCTTGGGATCGGGATCGGTTCCATTTCGCCGATTTGGGTTGTGAAAGGATTGGCTACATTTAGTGGCCTGTTTGGAAATTTCCTCGGATTTGCGATTCCGTTGATTATCATTGGATTTATCGCGCCAGGCATTGGTGAGCTGGGCAAAGGGGCAGGGCGTTTGCTTGGGATAACCACAGGGGTTGCTTACTTGTCTACGATCCTTGCAGGAGCGCTTGCTTATTTGGTCAGTACGAGTATTTTTCCACACATTCTTGAGGTAGGTGGACTGGTGAATCAGTATGCCAACCCGGAGAAAGCACTGGTGAAGCCGTTCTTTACCGTGGACATGCCGCCGATTGTAGGTGTGATGACAGCATTGTTGCTCGCCTTCACCCTTGGTCTTGGAGCGACTGTCATCAAAGGGAACGCCCTGCAAAATGTGATGGTAGACTTGAGAGATATCGTAGAGAAGCTGATCGCTTCCGTCATTATCCCGTTGCTTCCCTTACATATCCTGTCTGTATTTTCTAACCTGACCTATGGTGGACAAGTCACCATGATTTTGTCCGTGTTCGTTAAAGTTTTCGTTATGATTATTGGCTTGCATCTATTCTATCTGTTCGTGCAGTACTTGGTAGCGGGCCAGATGGGACGCAAAAATCCATTCACGCTGATGAAAAATATGCTTCCCGCTTACTTTACCGCGATTGGGACACAATCATCTGCGGCCACCATTCCTGTGACACTGAATCAAACCAAGAAAAACGGTGTGAGCGAAAAGATCGCAGATTTCGTCGTTCCACTCTGTGCGACGATCCATCTTTCCGGAAGCACGATTACGCTTGTCAGCTGTTCCATGGCAGTCATGATGCTAAATGACATGACGACATCCTTTAGCGTGATGTTTCCGTTCATCTTGATGCTGGGCGTAACGATGATCGCCGCACCAGGTGTGCCGGGCGGAGCAGTCATGGCGGCACTCGGATTGATGGAGTCCATGCTCGGATTTACAACTACGTTGACTTCGTTGATGATTGCGCTGTACATCGCGCAGGATAGCTTCGGTACCGCTTGTAACGTAACGGGTGATGGTGCGATTGCGGTGATTACGGATCGTTTGAGCGAGGAGAAAGCGGCTTAA
- a CDS encoding ABATE domain-containing protein, with the protein MDWLCIDFLNSDWRDWRGSGRGENRLEKEEWLSSFLQTYKLTAPLPMNEACAASLLQLRERLRRMLEAVIRGDRFQEEDLVELNKVLALAPFHTQVLYVDEEGGYRQKQSSQAEGWSLVMAQIAASFAELLAPQHLERIKICDNEDCRWVFYDESRNRVRRWCDDKMCGNLMKVRRFRERQKEKG; encoded by the coding sequence ATGGACTGGCTTTGTATCGATTTTTTAAATAGTGATTGGCGGGATTGGCGCGGTTCTGGTCGTGGGGAAAATCGTCTGGAGAAAGAGGAATGGCTGTCATCCTTTTTGCAGACATACAAGCTAACCGCACCGCTGCCGATGAATGAGGCGTGTGCCGCGTCTCTTTTGCAATTGCGGGAGCGTTTGAGACGTATGCTAGAGGCCGTAATCCGTGGAGACCGATTCCAAGAGGAGGACCTTGTGGAATTGAACAAAGTGTTGGCTCTCGCTCCTTTTCATACGCAGGTGTTGTATGTAGATGAGGAGGGCGGCTACAGGCAAAAGCAATCCAGCCAAGCAGAGGGATGGTCACTCGTCATGGCACAAATTGCAGCTTCTTTCGCGGAGTTGCTTGCCCCACAGCATCTGGAGCGAATCAAAATATGTGACAACGAGGATTGCCGCTGGGTGTTTTATGATGAAAGCCGCAACCGGGTGCGCCGCTGGTGTGATGACAAAATGTGCGGAAACCTGATGAAGGTGCGCCGTTTTCGTGAGCGGCAGAAGGAAAAAGGTTAA
- a CDS encoding TolC family protein, translating into MKSRLFKHIYSTTLVTSLLTGGAHMALAAPLVATAEQTDVSLLSLDFAVEQAIKNSVDLEVLRLDLDITKYETSITLREKEEIKKADIMTLADAKKKFEDAAKAVKEVVVDEVALNTQKNTIQLQVQKAFFEVQSLDAKIKAQKKSLQRQYWLDSQETEAHKNLAALETSYKQALAKLNDLLNEKADRQWKMTATDLTQHELLSLEQLQAKAFEKRPEMIKAQAEIDFAQVRIDYTAEYSALSTHKGTIAKNEHKKAELQKQKTQKKVGQEVSDNYTKILAAKKTLEESTTKKETALERYQATIDQYRLGKASMKELMEDEANLFDSETKAIESVYQYNLAATTLNQSTGY; encoded by the coding sequence ATGAAATCCAGGCTCTTCAAACACATTTACAGCACAACATTAGTCACTTCTCTCCTCACAGGTGGCGCCCATATGGCTCTGGCCGCACCACTCGTGGCCACTGCTGAACAGACGGATGTTTCCCTTTTGTCGCTAGATTTCGCAGTCGAACAGGCAATAAAGAACAGCGTTGATCTGGAGGTGCTTCGGCTTGATTTAGATATTACGAAGTACGAGACATCCATCACACTGAGAGAAAAAGAAGAAATCAAAAAAGCCGACATCATGACTCTGGCTGATGCAAAAAAGAAATTCGAAGACGCAGCCAAAGCGGTCAAAGAAGTAGTTGTCGATGAAGTCGCCCTGAATACGCAAAAAAACACCATACAATTGCAAGTGCAAAAAGCATTCTTCGAAGTCCAGTCATTAGACGCAAAAATCAAAGCGCAGAAGAAAAGCTTGCAAAGACAGTACTGGTTGGACTCCCAAGAAACAGAAGCTCATAAAAATCTTGCTGCCCTTGAAACCAGCTACAAACAAGCATTGGCCAAGCTCAACGATTTATTGAATGAAAAAGCGGACAGACAATGGAAAATGACCGCTACTGATCTGACCCAGCATGAGCTACTTTCCCTGGAGCAATTGCAAGCAAAAGCTTTTGAAAAACGTCCTGAGATGATCAAGGCACAAGCAGAAATAGACTTTGCCCAAGTAAGAATTGATTACACGGCAGAGTATTCCGCACTCAGTACACATAAAGGTACAATCGCAAAAAACGAGCACAAAAAAGCGGAACTGCAAAAACAAAAGACACAAAAGAAAGTCGGCCAAGAAGTAAGTGACAACTATACGAAGATACTGGCAGCAAAAAAGACTTTAGAGGAAAGTACAACGAAGAAAGAAACCGCATTGGAGCGCTATCAGGCAACAATCGATCAATATAGATTAGGAAAAGCATCGATGAAAGAACTGATGGAAGACGAAGCAAACCTGTTTGACTCCGAAACAAAAGCAATCGAATCGGTTTATCAATACAATCTCGCTGCTACCACCTTGAATCAGTCAACTGGCTATTAA
- a CDS encoding alpha/beta fold hydrolase, with protein MSQARKKWFQALVLVTLGAICLAIWYLQPYQPDQAALTAMQGGEGITVMDTNDWIIFQGGESREPGLILYPGALVKPESYAPIARALAGSGYHVFLARMPLNLAVSDMTRATQVLKAYPNKTFVIGGHSLGGTMAAQFAANHPDRINGVFLLGAYPNSQGNLKKVNLPVLSLLGSRDGVINMERFMESKQYLPDRTVYMSIEGGNHSQFGSYGSQEGDQPAAITPQEQWQQTVAAIKDWLLNEVTMMNVE; from the coding sequence ATGAGTCAAGCGCGCAAAAAATGGTTTCAGGCACTCGTATTGGTGACACTTGGGGCGATTTGTCTGGCTATATGGTATTTGCAGCCATATCAGCCCGATCAGGCAGCGTTAACGGCCATGCAAGGCGGTGAGGGGATTACGGTCATGGATACGAATGACTGGATTATTTTCCAAGGCGGGGAGTCACGCGAACCGGGACTCATCTTATATCCGGGAGCACTTGTCAAACCGGAGAGCTATGCACCGATTGCCCGTGCTTTGGCAGGCTCCGGCTACCATGTTTTTCTCGCACGAATGCCGCTGAATTTGGCTGTAAGTGATATGACGCGAGCCACACAAGTATTGAAGGCGTACCCGAATAAAACGTTTGTCATCGGAGGACATTCGCTTGGTGGTACTATGGCAGCTCAATTCGCAGCAAACCACCCGGACCGAATCAACGGCGTGTTTTTACTGGGAGCGTATCCGAATAGTCAGGGGAACTTGAAGAAGGTGAATTTGCCTGTGCTGTCTTTGCTCGGGTCTCGCGATGGAGTGATCAATATGGAAAGGTTTATGGAGAGCAAGCAATATTTGCCCGATCGTACTGTGTACATGTCCATAGAAGGGGGGAATCACTCCCAGTTCGGAAGCTATGGATCGCAGGAGGGCGACCAGCCTGCTGCCATTACCCCGCAGGAGCAGTGGCAGCAAACAGTGGCAGCAATCAAGGATTGGCTGCTTAATGAGGTTACGATGATGAACGTGGAATAA
- a CDS encoding aminoglycoside phosphotransferase family protein, with protein MISLPTHFTQTIMGVHKEEGCLWLDSFHELIADCEERWSLKVLEPFPLSYNFVAPVVLKDGRNAVLKLGVPGQDWQRELAAIRAFAGRGMVQLLDADEEKGIMLLERIMPGETLDMLSSEDERIQCVADVIKRMHTPISRVGKRASMFPTIADWAVGLEEIRPHFQGGTGPIPEQMVEWAMQWYKKLLSTQKEQCLLHGDLHHENILRAEREPWLAIDPKGLIGETEYEVIPFLLNHLPEDGIEEVMKQRVDGLTKALSLQKERVLAWAYCHSVLSAWWFIEDFGVDGGRLVMPGVFERLINE; from the coding sequence ATGATTTCACTGCCAACCCATTTTACCCAAACAATTATGGGCGTACATAAAGAAGAGGGGTGTCTCTGGCTGGATTCCTTTCATGAGTTGATTGCCGATTGCGAAGAACGGTGGTCTCTAAAGGTGCTTGAGCCGTTTCCACTCTCCTATAACTTTGTCGCACCAGTTGTGTTGAAGGATGGGAGAAACGCAGTGCTGAAGCTGGGCGTGCCTGGACAGGATTGGCAAAGAGAGCTGGCAGCGATTCGGGCTTTTGCAGGGCGGGGAATGGTGCAGCTACTCGATGCTGACGAGGAAAAAGGGATCATGCTTTTGGAGCGCATCATGCCAGGGGAGACACTGGATATGCTGAGTAGTGAAGACGAGCGAATTCAATGCGTGGCGGACGTGATCAAAAGGATGCATACCCCCATTTCGAGAGTTGGCAAGCGTGCGTCTATGTTTCCGACGATAGCAGACTGGGCTGTGGGACTGGAAGAGATTCGCCCTCATTTCCAAGGGGGGACAGGACCGATTCCCGAGCAAATGGTGGAGTGGGCCATGCAATGGTACAAAAAACTTCTCTCCACACAAAAAGAACAGTGCCTGCTGCATGGTGATCTTCATCATGAAAATATTTTGCGCGCTGAGAGAGAGCCGTGGCTGGCTATTGATCCAAAAGGGCTGATCGGGGAGACGGAATACGAGGTGATTCCGTTTTTGCTGAACCATTTGCCAGAGGATGGGATAGAAGAAGTAATGAAACAGCGGGTCGATGGGCTGACGAAGGCGCTGTCTTTGCAAAAAGAGAGAGTGTTGGCGTGGGCGTATTGCCACAGTGTGCTATCGGCTTGGTGGTTCATAGAGGATTTTGGTGTAGACGGTGGTCGTCTGGTAATGCCGGGAGTTTTTGAGAGGCTAATAAATGAGTAA
- a CDS encoding BhlA/UviB family holin-like peptide — MEDQVTTVLLQQGPFAALFVWLLFYIMKANREREGRLQDLLDKYSDKYDLILEELREIKGKVKK; from the coding sequence ATGGAAGATCAAGTAACAACCGTATTACTTCAGCAAGGGCCATTTGCTGCTTTGTTTGTCTGGTTGTTGTTTTATATTATGAAAGCAAATCGCGAGCGCGAGGGGCGCTTACAAGACTTGTTGGACAAATACAGCGACAAATATGATCTGATCCTCGAGGAATTGCGCGAGATCAAAGGAAAAGTGAAGAAATAA
- a CDS encoding homoserine kinase, with protein MHLPVVYSTICEKALQKVLQEAYPTEQIQTVHYMLRGMNDTYLVETIDQKRIFRLYRSDWRTEEAAVAFEMELLLHLNRQGVSVSVPIADGSGKHVLRLQAAEGNRFGTLFTYACGKEQEIDSEELSARFGRTVAELHVKAEGFSTQQAREVWDAKTLIHRPLAIIEARLQHRKEDFQFLQKLAIELEAKLNEHIRAGLDWGICHGDLQGNFNTNFCEDNTCTHFDFDLCGYGWRAYDLAAFKLSRILIEEDDELVESLWSAFLKGYTEVRPLSGNDQAAVSLMTGIRQLWLMGLCMHDPHIMGSSESDDAFVNEKMEFFKKFFA; from the coding sequence ATGCATTTACCCGTCGTCTACTCAACCATCTGTGAAAAAGCATTACAGAAAGTACTTCAGGAAGCATATCCAACCGAACAAATACAAACGGTACACTACATGCTTCGAGGCATGAACGATACGTACCTCGTGGAGACAATCGATCAAAAACGAATATTCAGGCTGTATCGCAGTGATTGGCGAACAGAGGAAGCAGCAGTCGCGTTCGAGATGGAGCTGTTGCTTCATTTGAACAGACAAGGAGTATCGGTTTCTGTGCCAATTGCGGACGGCTCAGGAAAGCATGTCTTGAGACTGCAAGCAGCAGAAGGCAATCGCTTTGGCACGCTGTTCACTTATGCCTGTGGCAAGGAGCAAGAGATCGATAGCGAGGAACTGAGCGCACGGTTTGGCAGAACCGTTGCTGAGTTGCATGTCAAAGCAGAAGGTTTTTCCACACAACAAGCTCGCGAGGTGTGGGATGCCAAGACGTTGATTCATCGCCCGTTAGCGATCATCGAGGCACGTCTGCAGCATCGGAAGGAGGATTTTCAATTTCTCCAAAAGCTGGCGATTGAGCTGGAAGCCAAGCTGAACGAGCATATCCGTGCGGGACTAGACTGGGGGATTTGCCACGGAGACCTTCAAGGGAATTTTAATACGAATTTTTGCGAGGACAACACCTGTACCCACTTTGATTTCGACCTGTGCGGATATGGCTGGCGGGCGTATGATCTAGCCGCTTTCAAGCTGAGCCGAATATTGATCGAAGAAGATGACGAACTGGTGGAATCGCTATGGAGTGCTTTCCTAAAAGGATATACCGAGGTTCGTCCCTTATCTGGAAACGATCAGGCTGCGGTGTCGCTTATGACAGGCATTCGCCAATTGTGGCTAATGGGGCTGTGCATGCATGATCCTCATATCATGGGTAGTAGCGAATCGGATGATGCTTTTGTGAATGAGAAGATGGAGTTTTTCAAAAAATTTTTCGCGTAA
- the fdhD gene encoding formate dehydrogenase accessory sulfurtransferase FdhD, translated as MSELTITTRLPVLKISADQHGWEDDEIVTEYPLTIFLNDEEFATIVCTPADLEEMVIGFLAAEGVIKSYSEIKQLTINEAQGFAYVDLHKETILSQSFYSKRRITSCCGKSRQSFYFFSDARTAKPVESTTTVTPAQCMRLMKELQASSEIHRQTGGVHNAALCTPDEVLLQFSDIGRHNALDKIYGKCLRDDISTTDKILVFSGRISSEVLLKAAKIGAGIILSKSAPTDLALQLADELKLTAVGFIRNDKMNVYTQAQRILLP; from the coding sequence ATGTCCGAACTAACCATCACCACCCGACTGCCCGTGTTGAAAATTTCGGCTGACCAACATGGCTGGGAAGACGACGAAATCGTTACCGAGTACCCCCTCACGATTTTCCTCAATGATGAGGAATTCGCTACAATCGTATGTACTCCGGCCGACCTGGAAGAAATGGTCATCGGTTTTCTAGCAGCCGAGGGCGTCATCAAGAGCTACTCGGAAATCAAACAGCTTACGATTAATGAGGCCCAAGGTTTTGCCTACGTTGATTTGCATAAAGAAACGATTTTGTCGCAGAGCTTTTACTCCAAACGCAGAATTACCTCCTGCTGCGGAAAAAGCAGACAATCCTTTTACTTTTTTAGCGATGCGCGCACAGCAAAGCCCGTTGAAAGCACAACAACTGTCACTCCCGCTCAATGCATGCGCCTGATGAAAGAATTGCAAGCGTCGTCTGAGATCCACCGCCAAACAGGTGGCGTCCACAATGCAGCCCTCTGTACACCGGATGAAGTTTTGCTTCAGTTCTCCGACATCGGACGTCACAATGCTCTCGACAAGATCTATGGGAAATGCTTGCGAGATGACATTTCGACCACGGACAAAATTCTTGTCTTCAGTGGACGCATCTCGTCTGAGGTGCTGCTCAAGGCTGCCAAGATTGGTGCTGGCATCATATTGTCCAAGTCCGCTCCAACTGATCTCGCCCTGCAACTGGCAGATGAGCTGAAGCTCACCGCTGTCGGATTTATCCGCAATGACAAAATGAACGTGTATACACAAGCGCAGAGAATCCTCCTACCTTAA
- a CDS encoding amino acid permease: MSQNQLQRGLKARHLTMIAIGGSIGTGLFLASGGSIHSAGPGGALVAYLAISIMVYFLMTSLGEMAAFMPVSGSFSTYATRFVDPSLGFALGWNYWYNWAITIAVELSASALIMKYWFPDTPAILWSALFLGLLFALNLLSVKAYGESEYWFALIKVITVIIFIIVGVLMIFGIMGGQAVGFQNFTKGDAPFNGGFMALLGVFMIAGFSFQGTELVGVAAGESEDPARNIPKAIRQIFWRILLFYILAILIIGLLVPYDNPNLISGDLTDIAISPFTIVFENAGFAFAASVMNAVILTSVLSAGNSGMYASTRMLWNLAKEGNAPKWFAKVTSNGVPINALILTALIGALAFLSSLFGEGEVYVWLLNASGMSGFIAWLGIAISHYRFRKAFIAQGRDLSELPYRAKWFPFGPIFAFIICCIVILGQNYSAFVGGMIDWYGVLVSYIGLPLFLIIWLAYKITKKTKLVPLEQVDFSMDEYTK; this comes from the coding sequence ATGTCACAAAATCAATTGCAACGTGGTTTAAAAGCCCGACACCTGACGATGATCGCCATCGGCGGCTCGATTGGGACGGGATTGTTTCTCGCGAGTGGAGGCTCGATCCATTCCGCTGGACCTGGTGGAGCTTTAGTCGCCTATCTCGCCATTAGTATCATGGTTTACTTTTTAATGACCAGCTTGGGGGAAATGGCGGCCTTCATGCCTGTTTCCGGTTCGTTTTCGACGTATGCCACACGGTTCGTCGATCCATCTCTCGGCTTTGCTCTCGGCTGGAACTACTGGTACAACTGGGCGATTACCATTGCCGTCGAGCTGTCAGCTTCGGCACTTATTATGAAATATTGGTTCCCGGATACCCCAGCGATATTGTGGAGCGCTTTGTTCCTCGGATTGCTGTTTGCCTTGAATCTCCTGTCTGTGAAAGCCTATGGAGAATCAGAATATTGGTTCGCCTTGATTAAAGTAATAACGGTCATCATCTTTATTATTGTGGGTGTGTTGATGATTTTTGGCATTATGGGCGGTCAAGCAGTCGGCTTCCAAAACTTCACCAAAGGCGACGCGCCATTCAATGGCGGCTTCATGGCCCTGCTCGGTGTCTTTATGATTGCCGGATTCTCTTTCCAAGGGACAGAGCTCGTTGGTGTCGCAGCTGGGGAGAGCGAAGACCCTGCCCGCAACATTCCGAAGGCCATCCGTCAAATTTTTTGGCGCATCTTGCTTTTCTACATCCTCGCTATTTTGATCATCGGGTTGTTGGTTCCATACGATAATCCAAATCTGATCAGTGGCGACCTTACGGATATTGCGATCAGTCCGTTTACGATTGTATTTGAAAATGCCGGATTTGCTTTTGCAGCATCTGTCATGAATGCCGTTATTCTCACGTCTGTATTGTCTGCTGGTAACTCTGGTATGTACGCCTCTACACGCATGCTATGGAACTTGGCGAAAGAAGGAAACGCACCAAAATGGTTCGCGAAAGTAACAAGTAACGGCGTACCGATCAATGCCTTGATCTTGACTGCGCTCATTGGCGCCCTTGCTTTTCTGTCCTCTCTGTTTGGGGAAGGCGAAGTGTATGTATGGCTTTTGAATGCTTCCGGTATGTCAGGCTTCATCGCTTGGCTGGGAATTGCCATTAGTCACTATCGTTTCCGCAAAGCGTTTATCGCTCAGGGTCGTGACTTAAGCGAATTGCCTTATCGGGCAAAATGGTTCCCGTTTGGACCGATTTTTGCCTTCATCATTTGCTGTATCGTTATTTTGGGGCAAAACTACTCCGCATTCGTGGGTGGAATGATTGACTGGTATGGCGTCCTGGTCTCTTACATTGGCCTGCCACTCTTCTTAATCATTTGGCTCGCTTATAAAATCACCAAAAAGACCAAGCTCGTCCCGCTTGAACAAGTAGACTTCAGCATGGATGAATACACGAAGTAA
- a CDS encoding DinB family protein — protein MNRKELLLHGWECAYDKEDWYPPLKEALAGVSVAEACWRPVGEAANTIWENVSHLLYYKERLLHRLLGTEFPGSAVTNDDTFTPSGGPDDEDAWQATLLRMESVHHHIHEKLSLLTDEELNQMATYKPIYQAVMSLVLHDAFHTGQIVQIRKLQGSWPARRSFE, from the coding sequence ATGAATCGGAAGGAATTGCTTTTGCACGGTTGGGAATGTGCCTATGACAAGGAAGACTGGTATCCACCCTTAAAAGAAGCGCTTGCCGGAGTATCAGTAGCGGAGGCATGCTGGCGCCCTGTGGGAGAAGCAGCCAACACAATCTGGGAAAACGTCAGCCACCTGCTTTATTACAAAGAACGCCTGTTGCATCGTCTTTTGGGCACCGAATTTCCTGGCTCCGCTGTGACGAACGATGATACCTTCACCCCATCCGGTGGTCCAGATGACGAAGACGCTTGGCAAGCTACCCTCTTGCGAATGGAAAGCGTCCATCACCACATTCATGAAAAGCTTTCCTTGCTGACGGATGAAGAGTTAAACCAGATGGCTACCTATAAACCCATTTACCAGGCCGTAATGAGTCTTGTCTTGCATGATGCGTTTCATACGGGACAAATCGTCCAAATTCGCAAGCTGCAAGGCTCCTGGCCTGCCAGACGTTCATTTGAATAA
- a CDS encoding ImmA/IrrE family metallo-endopeptidase gives MLHSLLKEICEPQTWLESRVYLLLQHHGIDQPEQIDLHLLCETYGIEIHRICGRSRAHAHPFSPGRYVIAVDERLDPATQRVKIAHELGHLLLHEGIQPQSSEWMIDWQESQANHFAEHLLLPIYMMSPLLADCSRYNAPAMLAQRFQVPMPLARARFERILSRLYAKGFPVYG, from the coding sequence ATGCTTCACTCCCTTTTGAAAGAAATCTGCGAACCGCAAACATGGCTCGAGAGTCGCGTGTACTTGTTGCTTCAGCATCACGGCATCGACCAGCCCGAACAAATCGATCTGCATCTGCTGTGCGAAACGTACGGCATCGAGATCCATCGCATTTGCGGCAGGAGTCGTGCACACGCGCATCCCTTTTCTCCGGGACGTTATGTCATTGCGGTGGACGAGCGACTCGATCCAGCTACCCAGCGGGTTAAAATCGCGCATGAGCTTGGACATTTGCTCCTTCATGAAGGCATTCAGCCCCAAAGCAGCGAATGGATGATTGACTGGCAAGAATCGCAGGCGAATCATTTTGCCGAGCATTTGCTGCTCCCCATCTACATGATGAGCCCCCTGCTTGCCGATTGCTCGCGATACAACGCTCCGGCTATGTTGGCTCAGCGCTTTCAGGTGCCGATGCCTCTTGCTCGCGCCCGTTTTGAGCGCATACTGAGCCGACTGTATGCCAAAGGCTTTCCCGTCTATGGATAA